A genomic window from Anthonomus grandis grandis chromosome 4, icAntGran1.3, whole genome shotgun sequence includes:
- the LOC126735780 gene encoding cytosolic non-specific dipeptidase-like, whose product MVLPGPLPLLFKKIDENKQKFIENLREAVAIKSVSAWPQNRTDIKHMLEWAQTRLEALGATVELRDIGKQTLPDGSQIPLPPVLLGSLGNDLKKKTVLIYGHLDVQPALKEDGWDTEPFVLTEKDGKLFGRGASDDKGPVLGWIHALECYKAIGEDIPVNLKFVFEGMEESGSVGLDPLLYSESDKFLKGTDYVCISDNYWLGCDKPCLTYGLRGLCYFHVEVECATKDLHSGVYGGTVHEAMPDLIHILGTLVNKDNEIQITNIHNEVAPRSAEEDKIYEKIHFKVDEYKGDIGTNRLLHNEVKERILMHRWRYPSLSIHGIEGAFSEPGQKTVIPRKVIGKFSIRIVPNQEPNLIEKYVVDYVNQKWKEYGSPNNMKVYMVHSGLPWTEDPFHPHYTAGAKATKHVYGVEPDLTREGGSIPVTLSLQKATGKNVILLPVGCGNDGAHSQNEKIDIRNYIEGTKLLGAYLYEVSQL is encoded by the exons ATGGTTTTACCAGGACCTTTACCTTTATTGTTCAA aaaaatcgacgaaaacaaacaaaaatttatcgaaaacctTCGAGAAGCGGTCGCGATAAAGTCGGTGTCGGCATGGCCCCAAAACAGGACGGACATCAAACATATGCTCGAATGGGCCCAAACGAGACTCGAAGCCCTAGGGGCCACAGTTGAACTGAGAGACATCGGAAAGCAGACTTTACCAGATGGTTCTCAAATACCCCTTCCTCCAGTGCTGCTGGGCAGTTTAGGCAacgatttaaagaaaaaaaccgtTTTGATTTATGGTCATTTGGACGTGCAACCCGCCCTAAAAGAAGACGGTTGGGATACAGAACCGTTTGTCTTGACTGAAAAAGACGGAAAGTTGTTTGGCCGTGGTGCTTCTGACGATAAAGGGCCCGTGCTTGGTTGGATACACGCCCTAGAATGTTACAAAGCCATTGGAGAGGATATTCCT gtaaactTGAAATTTGTGTTTGAAGGCATGGAGGAGTCGGGCAGTGTAGGTTTGGACCCACTGCTTTATAGCGAAAGCGATAAATTTTTGAAAGGCACCGACTATGTGTGTATCTCCGATAATTATTGGCTTGGCTGCGATAAACCATGCTTAACTTATGGACTAAGAGGTTTATGTTATTTCCATGTGGAAGTTGAGTGTGCCACCAAGGATCTGCATAGTGGAGTTTATGGGGGCACAGT gCACGAAGCTATGCCCGATCTGATTCACATCTTGGGCACGTTAGTAAACAAGGACAACGAAATCCAAATTACAAACATCCACAACGAAGTTGCTCCACGCTCCGCAGAAGAGGataaaatctatgaaaaaattcattttaaagtgGACGAGTATAAGGGCGATATCGGCACCAATAGGCTGTTGCATAACGAAGTTAAGGAGAGGATTTTGATGCACAGATGGAGATACCCTTCTCTGTCTATCCATG GAATCGAGGGTGCTTTCAGTGAACCCGGTCAAAAGACCGTCATTCCCCGCAAAGTGATTGGGAAATTCTCGATTAGGATTGTGCCCAATCAGGAGCCAAATCTGATCGAAAAGTATGTGGTCGATTATGTGAACCAGAAGTGGAAGGAGTACGGAAGTCCTAATAATATGAAG GTATACATGGTTCATTCTGGATTGCCCTGGACTGAGGACCCCTTCCATCCCCATTACACCgctg GTGCAAAAGCCACTAAGCATGTTTACGGAGTAGAACCGGATCTTACCAGGGAAGGTGGCTCCATTCCAGTCACTTTGTCACTACAAAAAGCGACAGGGAAAAACGTGATTTTGCTCCCGGTCGGTTGCGGCAACGACGGGGCGCATTCTCAAAACGAAAAGATCGACATTCGTAATTATATCGAAGGG actaAGCTTTTGGGAGCTTATCTGTACGAGGTGTCGCAGTTGTGA